DNA sequence from the Lagenorhynchus albirostris chromosome 13, mLagAlb1.1, whole genome shotgun sequence genome:
CCGGAAGTGGCCGGCGGGGATCAGCCTTTAAGATGGCGTCTCCTCAGGGGGGCCAGATTGCGATCGCGATGAGGCTTCGGAACCAGCTCCAGTCAGTGTACAAGATGGACCCGCTACGGAACGAGGTGCAGGGGCGGCAAGGTTACCACTGTGGTCGGCTAGCGGTGCGAACTGCGGCCGGCTACAGGACGGGCGGTGGCTGGCCGGGCGCCAGTGCGCCTGCGCAGAGACAGGGTGCCCAATGCGCCTGCGCGATTGCGGTCGGGTTGCCAAACTCCAGGCTAGGACGCCTGCGCATTGTGCCGCTCACTCTTTGTAGTCTCCCCTGGGAAAGGAAGGTGGGGCGAGTTGGCTTGGAGGGAGACCCCGCTGTGCGCGGAGCCCTCTGCTGGGCGGAGGGGGAGTGTCAATCCCCGGGAGCTAATCGGCTGACGGCGCAGGGTGCGGTGTTGGCCGTGGGGTCTGATGAGAGGCGACTTCCAAGTTGTGAAGGCGCACGGGTTGGGGTTGGGAGAGTGATCGTTGACGGAGGGTGTGTCCGCAGGAGGAGGTCCGAGTAAAGATCAAAGACTTGAATGAGCACATCGTCTGTTGCCTGTGCGCAGGGTACTTCGTGGATGCCACCACCATAACAGAGTGTCTTCATACGTGTGAGTGCCCAGGACCCTGGCTGTTTCTTCCAGGCCCCACTTCCCACTAAGCCGGCTGCCAGCCTCTAGGCTGCTTGCCCCAACCACCCAGGCGACCCACCCAGCCCATGAGCCCGACTTCCAGAGGGCCTGAgagtttgcttttctcttcttgcAGTCTGCAAGAGTTGTATTGTGAAGTACCTCCAAACCAGCAAGTACTGCCCCATGTGCAACATCAAGATCCACGAGACACAGCCACTGCTCAACCTCAAACTGGACCGGGTCATGCAGGACATCGTGTACAAGCTAGTGCCAGGCTTGCAAGACAGTGAGTAACCAACCTGACTTTGAGGGGCCTCTAGAGGACTGATGCTCGGTGACAGCTTGAGATGACAAGGGCTTTGGTAAAGAGGTTGACAGCTAGAGGGACAAAGAATGAGGGAGGGCTTATATTTTACTTCCTGTACTCCACTCCCTTCTAGGTGAAGAGAAACGGATCCGAGAATTCTACCAGTCCCGAGGCTTGGACCGGGTCACCCAGCCCAGTGGGGAAGGTATGTCTCTTGGTAACAGGAGGGTAAGGTAAAACCCCCAGAGCATTCCTCCTGCCCAGTTTTGCTCCCCGGGGAAAAAGGCATATGGAACATGTGCCACTCTCCTCATTACTCTGTCTTTCTCAGAGCCAGCCCTGAGCAACCTTGGCCTCCCCTTCAGCAGCTTCGACCACTCAAAAGCCCACTACTATCGCTATGATGAGCAGCTGAGCCTATGCCTGGAGCGGCTGAGGTGAAGGACAGGTCATGGGCTATCTGAAGTGACAGTGACAATGacccagaggcagggaggggctcAGGGAGAGGGCGAGCAGTAAGGGAGTGTCTGTTCACTTGAAGAGAGTATATCATGGTCTGGGCAAGGGACAGGGGAAAGATAGAGCTCCCTAACCTGTGTCTGTTTCCCACCCCCCCAGTTCTGGCAAAGACAAGAATAAAAGCATCCTGCAGGtgagaggggctgaggggagggcctCTTTAAGGAGACTCACCTCCCCATGGCCCTTCCCTCACACACctgttctcttcctttccctccccacccccagaacaAATATGTCCGATGTTCTGTTAGAGCTGAAGTTCGCCATCTCCGGAGGGTGCTCTGTCACCGCTTGATGCTAAATCCCCAACATGTGAGTATCCCATAGTAAGTTTTTTGGGGAGGGCGGCTAAGAAAGGAGGAACAGAGTATAGGGTAGACCAGGGTAGTTCTTGACCTGTGCAAGAGGATACTTCTTGAAACTGTGCCCCTGTCTCCCTTCTAGGTGCAGCTCCTTTTTGACAATGAAGTTCTCCCTGATCACATGACCATGAAGCAGATATGGCTCTCCCGCTGGTTCGGCAAGGTGAGCCAGTGCCAAGGCAGTCTCCAGGGCAGGGGCAGACTGAGGGGGCCTCTTGGGTAAGAATGTTCCCACTGACTGCTTCTTCCCTTTATTCTCTCCTTAGCCATCCCCTTTGCTTTTACAATACAGTGTGAAAGAGAAGAGGAGGTAGGGGCCAAGCCCCCACCTatccctctgcccttccctccccagatatttatgtgaaattaaccttggctttattttttgaaataaaaattttaaaaaaagcaaatttttcctttttttcctgccacACACTCATGCTTTGTCTTGTGTCCTGCTTCCCTCTTGAGTTTCATCAAGAAGGAGGGCCTTTCTATGTTGGTGTCCCCTCAGTGAATTGCCAAAGGAAAGCAGTAGAGGACCCTACATATGTAAAACTCTGAAGGTGACCTAAGTGAAACCAGGTCATTCATACCAGCTCTTTTTGGTGAAGGGAAGGGGAGCTCTCACCGTCC
Encoded proteins:
- the PCGF1 gene encoding polycomb group RING finger protein 1 isoform X1 — its product is MASPQGGQIAIAMRLRNQLQSVYKMDPLRNEEEVRVKIKDLNEHIVCCLCAGYFVDATTITECLHTFCKSCIVKYLQTSKYCPMCNIKIHETQPLLNLKLDRVMQDIVYKLVPGLQDSEEKRIREFYQSRGLDRVTQPSGEEPALSNLGLPFSSFDHSKAHYYRYDEQLSLCLERLSSGKDKNKSILQNKYVRCSVRAEVRHLRRVLCHRLMLNPQHVQLLFDNEVLPDHMTMKQIWLSRWFGKVSQCQGSLQGRGRLRGPLG
- the PCGF1 gene encoding polycomb group RING finger protein 1 isoform X2 gives rise to the protein MASPQGGQIAIAMRLRNQLQSVYKMDPLRNEEEVRVKIKDLNEHIVCCLCAGYFVDATTITECLHTFCKSCIVKYLQTSKYCPMCNIKIHETQPLLNLKLDRVMQDIVYKLVPGLQDSEEKRIREFYQSRGLDRVTQPSGEEPALSNLGLPFSSFDHSKAHYYRYDEQLSLCLERLSSGKDKNKSILQNKYVRCSVRAEVRHLRRVLCHRLMLNPQHVQLLFDNEVLPDHMTMKQIWLSRWFGKPSPLLLQYSVKEKRR